In Sodalis ligni, a single genomic region encodes these proteins:
- the istA gene encoding IS21 family transposase translates to MLSREDHLMIKQMRIHGAYIIDIARQIGCSERTVRRHLSEPERPRRTSSRRRMSKLEPYMAFIDMRLSEHVWNAQVIFQEIKAQGYGGGTTVLREYIQPKRRLRHGRETVRFETQPGYQLQHDWGEVEAEVAGLPCKINFAVNTLGYSRRFHVFAAPCQDAEHTYESLVQAFGYFGGCVKTVLVDNQKAAVLKHDNTGEVIFNAGFQSLAKHYGFIPRACRPHRPRTKGKVERMVGYVKHNFFVHYRRFDSFAHVNQLLTQWLAQEADQRDLRQFHQTPAERFEAEKTALQPLPAGPFDTSYHDIRQAAWDGYIDVRGNRYSLPEAWCGRQVTVRITLDDELRVYGNDELIARHPLSPATAGWQTVPEHHQALWQRTCQVEQRPLDAYEGLQ, encoded by the coding sequence ATGTTAAGCAGAGAGGACCACCTAATGATAAAACAAATGCGCATTCATGGCGCTTATATTATCGACATTGCCCGTCAGATTGGCTGCTCAGAACGCACGGTCAGGCGGCACCTGTCCGAGCCTGAACGTCCTCGCCGGACGTCTTCACGACGGCGTATGAGCAAACTTGAACCTTACATGGCTTTTATCGATATGCGCCTGAGTGAACATGTCTGGAACGCGCAAGTGATTTTCCAGGAAATCAAGGCGCAAGGCTATGGTGGCGGGACCACCGTGCTGCGGGAATATATCCAGCCCAAACGCCGACTCCGGCATGGTCGTGAAACCGTCCGCTTCGAAACGCAGCCCGGTTATCAGTTGCAGCACGACTGGGGTGAAGTGGAAGCAGAAGTGGCGGGCCTGCCATGTAAAATCAACTTCGCCGTCAATACGCTGGGCTACTCGCGCCGCTTTCATGTCTTCGCCGCGCCCTGCCAGGATGCGGAGCACACTTACGAATCGCTGGTGCAGGCGTTCGGTTACTTCGGCGGCTGCGTGAAAACCGTGCTGGTTGATAACCAGAAGGCGGCGGTGCTCAAACACGATAATACCGGCGAGGTTATCTTCAACGCCGGCTTCCAGTCGCTGGCGAAGCACTACGGCTTTATCCCCCGCGCCTGCCGGCCTCACCGGCCCAGGACCAAAGGGAAAGTGGAGCGCATGGTGGGTTATGTGAAACACAACTTCTTCGTTCACTATCGCCGGTTCGACAGTTTTGCGCACGTCAATCAGCTCCTGACCCAGTGGCTGGCGCAAGAGGCCGATCAACGCGACCTGCGCCAGTTCCATCAGACACCGGCAGAACGGTTCGAGGCGGAAAAAACCGCCCTGCAACCGTTGCCCGCCGGTCCGTTCGATACGAGTTATCACGATATCCGCCAAGCGGCCTGGGATGGCTACATCGACGTGCGGGGCAACCGCTACAGCCTGCCCGAAGCCTGGTGCGGGCGCCAGGTTACGGTACGCATTACCCTGGACGACGAGTTACGCGTCTACGGCAATGACGAGCTTATCGCCCGCCATCCGTTGTCACCGGCCACCGCCGGATGGCAGACGGTGCCGGAACATCACCAGGCGCTGTGGCAGCGGACCTGCCAGGTAGAGCAACGACCGCTGGATGCCTATGAGGGACTACAGTGA
- a CDS encoding Fic family protein, protein MTLPQSGQPDINKLAGALNRVETLHYYENCDDVFKLAAMYLIGIAKAHAFNDAN, encoded by the coding sequence TTGACGCTGCCGCAATCAGGCCAACCGGATATCAATAAACTTGCCGGGGCGTTAAACCGCGTCGAGACTTTACATTATTATGAAAATTGCGATGACGTATTTAAATTGGCAGCAATGTATCTGATCGGCATTGCTAAAGCGCATGCCTTTAATGATGCTAATTAA
- a CDS encoding RES domain-containing protein: MKLHLWKKYELLTDLIGVHPTIGVDFSKGSVFKRARMINEEDYPELVQDLLWRVEGVARTGRANPEGFPVLYIADRQDTAFGEIHIDGHFVLLTELQIREGTKCRIVPIGEFLRIQRTGRGTLTGDLSFAINNMLNSCRREDAQSLLITDAFYLNA, encoded by the coding sequence TTGAAACTGCATCTTTGGAAAAAATATGAATTACTTACTGATTTAATTGGAGTTCATCCCACTATTGGCGTAGATTTTTCTAAAGGCTCTGTATTTAAGCGGGCACGGATGATTAATGAAGAAGACTACCCTGAACTGGTACAGGATTTGCTTTGGAGGGTGGAAGGTGTTGCTCGGACTGGTAGGGCAAATCCAGAAGGATTCCCAGTGTTGTATATAGCTGATAGACAAGATACAGCATTTGGCGAGATACATATTGATGGTCATTTCGTTTTGCTGACCGAACTGCAAATTCGAGAGGGCACTAAGTGCAGGATTGTGCCTATTGGTGAATTTCTCAGAATACAGCGTACGGGTCGAGGAACATTAACTGGAGATCTGTCGTTTGCGATAAATAATATGTTGAATTCTTGCAGGCGAGAAGACGCTCAATCGCTTCTTATCACAGATGCATTTTATTTGAATGCATGA
- a CDS encoding DUF2511 domain-containing protein has product MMKIQSLFVLVALIAQTAGAAQIVTISKFQYGKQWAFDKEELQLLCRADRSVFALNMSTLMQYPLNEKANSEMQSGQVKAVPVETILWTTRQYPAGR; this is encoded by the coding sequence ATGATGAAAATCCAGTCTCTCTTCGTTTTAGTTGCGCTGATTGCCCAAACGGCAGGGGCGGCGCAAATAGTGACTATCAGCAAGTTTCAATACGGCAAACAATGGGCTTTTGACAAGGAAGAGCTGCAGCTTCTGTGTCGGGCGGATCGCTCCGTATTCGCCCTGAACATGAGCACGCTGATGCAGTATCCCCTTAATGAAAAAGCCAACAGCGAAATGCAATCCGGTCAGGTTAAAGCCGTACCCGTCGAAACCATTCTTTGGACGACCCGGCAATACCCGGCCGGAAGATGA
- the copD gene encoding copper homeostasis membrane protein CopD, with protein MLILEACFSASRFIHVAAVMQLFGIALFSEYLAPPGLRQRLRCAFTRTVHVLGWLCLLTAAAILALQSGQMGQGWPDTLRPSIWLAVIHTEFGMVWIWHLFITLATVLIIGRSGLGPWRQRLLLAAASALLVTLALTGHTAMSQGLRGLLQRANQVIHLFSAAWWLGCLAPLLWCLPQLRQATRPEAMRALIHFSQSAHGAVALVILTGIANSCLIVGQWPLDLSVLYQRMLMIKIAVVAIMVLLAVTNRYRIVPMMARHHPRSIHYLTMLTLAEVVLGNAVLILVSIFATLEP; from the coding sequence ATGCTAATCCTGGAAGCCTGTTTTTCGGCCAGTCGTTTTATTCACGTTGCTGCGGTGATGCAACTGTTCGGTATCGCCCTGTTTAGCGAGTATCTTGCGCCGCCGGGACTTCGGCAGCGCCTGCGCTGCGCTTTCACCCGTACGGTACACGTGCTGGGGTGGCTCTGCCTGCTGACCGCGGCGGCCATCCTGGCGCTGCAGAGCGGACAAATGGGGCAGGGGTGGCCGGATACGCTGCGCCCAAGCATCTGGCTGGCGGTCATCCACACCGAATTCGGCATGGTGTGGATTTGGCATCTATTCATCACCCTCGCCACCGTACTGATTATCGGGCGTTCCGGTTTAGGTCCCTGGCGCCAGCGGTTACTGCTGGCGGCGGCGAGCGCGTTGCTGGTCACCCTGGCGCTTACCGGCCATACCGCCATGAGCCAGGGTCTGCGCGGTCTGCTGCAGAGAGCCAATCAGGTTATTCATCTGTTTTCCGCCGCCTGGTGGCTGGGCTGTCTGGCGCCTCTGCTTTGGTGCCTGCCGCAGCTACGCCAGGCCACACGGCCGGAAGCGATGCGGGCGCTGATCCATTTTTCCCAGAGCGCCCATGGGGCGGTAGCGCTGGTCATATTGACCGGTATTGCCAATAGCTGCCTGATCGTCGGGCAATGGCCCCTGGATCTTTCCGTCCTTTATCAGCGCATGTTGATGATTAAAATTGCCGTGGTGGCCATAATGGTCCTGTTGGCGGTGACCAACCGCTATCGGATCGTACCCATGATGGCGCGCCACCATCCGAGGAGTATTCATTATCTGACGATGCTGACACTGGCGGAAGTGGTGCTGGGGAATGCGGTACTGATTTTAGTGAGTATATTTGCCACACTGGAACCCTAG
- the exoX gene encoding exodeoxyribonuclease X produces the protein MTFRVIDTETCGLDGGVVEIASVDVIDGKLANAMSDLVNPGRPIGYEAMAIHHITEDMIEDKPRIAKVIGRYHGSPYYVAHNAAFDRRMLPEMHGQWICTVKLARKLYPGLKYSNQYLRYALNLSVTVPDGLYPHRALYDCYVTAALLMKIINDSGWSAEQMAAMSNEVTLLTTLKFGKYRGQSMERIAREDPGYLDWMLKNLKDLSADMRYSINHFLSAASQDRSI, from the coding sequence ATGACATTTCGTGTCATCGATACAGAAACCTGCGGCCTCGACGGCGGCGTGGTGGAAATCGCCTCGGTGGACGTCATCGACGGAAAACTCGCCAACGCAATGAGCGACCTGGTCAATCCCGGACGGCCGATTGGCTATGAGGCCATGGCTATCCATCATATCACCGAAGATATGATTGAGGATAAGCCCCGGATCGCCAAGGTCATAGGCCGTTATCACGGCAGTCCCTATTACGTCGCCCACAATGCCGCTTTCGATCGCCGTATGCTGCCCGAAATGCACGGGCAGTGGATTTGCACGGTGAAACTGGCGCGCAAGCTCTATCCCGGATTGAAATACAGCAACCAATACCTGCGCTACGCCCTCAATTTGTCGGTTACCGTGCCTGACGGGCTCTATCCCCACCGCGCTTTGTATGACTGTTACGTCACCGCGGCGCTGCTGATGAAAATCATCAATGATTCCGGCTGGAGCGCGGAGCAAATGGCGGCAATGAGCAATGAGGTTACGCTCTTGACCACGCTGAAGTTCGGTAAATACCGGGGGCAGTCCATGGAGCGCATCGCCCGGGAAGATCCGGGCTATCTTGACTGGATGTTGAAAAACCTGAAGGACCTGTCGGCAGATATGCGCTACAGCATTAATCATTTTCTTAGCGCGGCGTCGCAGGACCGGAGCATTTGA
- a CDS encoding S9 family peptidase, protein MHGDNREDDYYWLRDDKREDPAVLDYLAKENTYGEAMMTGHEELRHKLFTEMVERIPQQDRSVPYVRRGYRYQSRYEEGNEYAIYTRQSVDLDEQQDEWEVLLDGNKRAAQSEFYTMGSLDVSPDNSIVAAAEDFLSRRLYGIRFKNLARDSWYPEVIENASSGFEWTNDSQYLYYVRKNKKTLLPYQVYRHKVGTATEQDELIYEEKDDSFYVSVHKTTSERYIIIALGSTTSGEILLLDADSPHARPQLFLPRRHDHEYSLDHFGGHFYLRSNREGKNFALYRSETADESFWETLIPARDDVVLESFTLFRDWLVLEERHQGLTSLRQIHWQSGEEKGIAFDDPTYVTWLAYNPDPQTSWLRYGYSSMTTPTTLFELNMDTGERKLLKQSQVKNFDAENYRSERLWIAARDGTDVPVSLVYRKDLFKPGHNPLLVYGYGSYGSSMDPDFSASRLSLLDRGFVFALAHIRGGGELGQQWYDDGKLFNKMNTFYDFIDVSRALLAQGYGDTKQAFAMGGSAGGLLMGAVINMAPDLFKGVVAQVPFVDVITTMLDESIPLTTGEYDEWGNPEEKAYYDYMKQYSPYDQVKPQAYPHLLVTTGLHDSQVQYWEPAKWVARLRANKTDDHLLLLCTDMDSGHGGKSGRFKGYEGVSMEYTFILSLVE, encoded by the coding sequence ATGCACGGTGATAACCGCGAGGATGATTATTACTGGCTGCGAGATGATAAGCGCGAAGACCCGGCGGTGCTCGATTACCTGGCCAAAGAAAATACCTATGGCGAGGCCATGATGACCGGCCATGAAGAATTGCGCCATAAGCTGTTTACCGAAATGGTGGAGCGTATTCCGCAACAGGATCGATCCGTACCCTATGTCCGGCGCGGCTATCGTTACCAGAGCCGTTATGAAGAGGGCAATGAATATGCCATCTACACCCGCCAGTCCGTGGATCTGGACGAACAGCAGGACGAGTGGGAGGTATTGCTCGACGGCAACAAACGGGCGGCGCAAAGCGAGTTTTACACCATGGGTTCGCTGGATGTCAGCCCGGACAATTCCATTGTCGCCGCCGCCGAAGATTTTCTGTCGCGGCGGCTTTACGGTATCCGCTTCAAAAACCTGGCGCGGGATTCCTGGTATCCGGAAGTCATTGAAAACGCGTCGTCAGGCTTTGAATGGACCAACGATTCCCAATATCTCTACTACGTGCGTAAAAACAAAAAAACGCTGCTGCCCTACCAGGTTTACCGCCACAAGGTGGGAACCGCAACCGAGCAGGACGAACTGATCTATGAGGAAAAAGACGACTCCTTTTACGTCAGCGTCCATAAAACCACGTCTGAACGCTACATTATCATTGCCCTGGGCAGCACCACCTCCGGGGAAATCCTGTTGCTGGACGCTGACTCCCCACATGCCCGGCCGCAGCTCTTCCTGCCGCGCCGCCACGACCATGAATATTCGCTGGATCATTTCGGCGGCCATTTTTACCTGCGCTCCAACCGGGAGGGGAAAAACTTCGCCCTCTATCGCAGCGAAACCGCGGATGAATCCTTTTGGGAAACTTTGATCCCGGCCCGGGACGACGTGGTGCTGGAGAGCTTCACGCTGTTTCGCGACTGGCTGGTCCTCGAAGAGCGCCACCAAGGCCTCACCAGCCTGCGCCAAATCCATTGGCAAAGCGGCGAGGAAAAGGGCATAGCATTCGACGATCCCACCTACGTAACCTGGCTGGCGTACAATCCCGACCCGCAAACGTCATGGCTGCGTTATGGCTACTCTTCCATGACCACGCCCACCACACTCTTTGAATTGAATATGGATACCGGCGAGCGAAAATTACTCAAACAATCCCAGGTCAAGAATTTCGACGCGGAAAATTATCGCAGCGAACGGCTGTGGATCGCCGCCCGGGACGGTACTGATGTTCCGGTATCGCTGGTCTATCGCAAGGATCTGTTCAAACCCGGCCATAATCCCTTACTGGTCTATGGTTACGGATCTTACGGCAGCAGCATGGATCCCGATTTCAGCGCCAGTCGTCTTAGCCTGCTGGATCGCGGCTTTGTCTTTGCCCTGGCGCACATTCGCGGCGGCGGCGAACTCGGCCAGCAGTGGTATGACGACGGCAAGTTGTTCAACAAAATGAATACCTTTTATGACTTTATCGATGTCAGCCGCGCGCTGCTTGCGCAAGGCTACGGCGATACCAAACAAGCCTTCGCCATGGGCGGCAGCGCCGGCGGGCTGTTGATGGGGGCAGTTATCAACATGGCGCCTGATCTGTTCAAAGGCGTCGTGGCGCAGGTGCCGTTCGTTGATGTCATCACCACCATGCTGGATGAATCCATCCCCCTCACGACCGGCGAATACGATGAATGGGGCAATCCGGAAGAGAAGGCCTATTACGACTACATGAAGCAATACAGCCCCTATGACCAGGTCAAGCCCCAGGCTTACCCGCATTTGCTGGTGACCACCGGCCTGCATGATTCCCAGGTGCAGTATTGGGAACCGGCCAAGTGGGTCGCCAGGCTCAGGGCCAATAAAACCGATGACCATCTGCTGCTGCTCTGTACCGACATGGACTCGGGCCATGGCGGTAAATCGGGTCGCTTTAAGGGCTATGAGGGCGTATCGATGGAATACACCTTTATTCTTTCCCTGGTGGAGTAA
- a CDS encoding YebF family protein: protein MKKATGDKSNAAKTTAAEQAKTAAKNPPVQTFAVAPCPDLNATQVAELIQQDYTQNRFPRFADDKQALGDTMVAWINPEEVTGTGDSWQAPLKIRGQTADRSYGVTLDCQKGVISYTLSK from the coding sequence GTGAAAAAGGCTACCGGCGATAAATCCAACGCGGCCAAAACCACCGCAGCGGAACAGGCCAAAACAGCTGCCAAGAATCCGCCGGTGCAAACCTTCGCCGTAGCGCCTTGCCCGGATTTGAATGCGACGCAAGTAGCGGAATTAATCCAGCAGGATTACACCCAAAACCGGTTCCCACGTTTTGCCGATGATAAACAGGCTTTAGGAGACACCATGGTGGCCTGGATCAATCCGGAAGAGGTGACGGGCACCGGCGACAGTTGGCAGGCGCCGTTGAAAATCCGCGGACAAACCGCCGATCGCAGCTACGGGGTTACCCTTGACTGCCAGAAAGGCGTAATCAGCTATACCTTGAGTAAATGA
- the purT gene encoding formate-dependent phosphoribosylglycinamide formyltransferase codes for MVTIGTALRPGATKVMLLGSGELGKEVAIECQRLGVEVIAVDRYADAPAMHVAHRSHVINMLDGDALRALIEREQPDFIVPEIEAIATDMLVTLEQLGHHVVPCARATRLTMNREGIRRLAAETLALPTSPYCFAQDPAELLQAVATIGFPLIIKPVMSSSGKGQSLVRDADTLDAAWNYAQLGGRAGGGKVIVEGLVQFDFEITVLTISAVDGIHFCEPIGHRQEDGDYRESWQPQAMSPLAWQRARDIAQKVVTSLGGFGLFGVELFVRGDEVIFSEVSPRPHDTGMVTLISQDLSEFALHVRAFLGLPVGGVRQYGPAASAVILPELESDNLTFSGLEQALSAGVQIRLFAKPAISGKRRLGVTLAMADTVEDAVSAAKAAAAAINVQG; via the coding sequence ATGGTAACTATCGGAACGGCTTTACGTCCCGGCGCAACCAAAGTCATGCTGTTGGGTTCCGGCGAGCTTGGCAAGGAAGTGGCCATTGAGTGTCAGCGGCTGGGAGTAGAGGTGATTGCCGTCGATCGGTATGCCGATGCGCCTGCGATGCATGTGGCCCATCGTTCCCATGTCATCAATATGCTGGACGGTGACGCGCTTCGCGCGCTCATCGAGCGGGAACAGCCGGATTTTATCGTGCCGGAAATCGAAGCCATCGCCACCGATATGCTGGTAACCCTTGAACAGCTCGGTCATCATGTCGTCCCCTGCGCCCGCGCCACCCGGCTGACCATGAACCGCGAAGGCATACGCCGCCTGGCGGCGGAAACGCTGGCATTGCCCACTTCGCCCTATTGTTTTGCCCAGGATCCCGCGGAGCTTTTACAGGCGGTGGCGACTATCGGCTTTCCGCTTATTATCAAGCCGGTAATGAGCTCATCCGGCAAGGGACAAAGCCTGGTACGGGATGCCGATACCTTGGACGCCGCCTGGAATTATGCCCAGCTCGGCGGTCGGGCCGGCGGAGGCAAGGTGATTGTGGAGGGGCTGGTGCAGTTCGATTTTGAAATTACCGTGCTGACCATCAGCGCCGTGGACGGCATTCACTTTTGCGAACCCATCGGCCACCGTCAAGAGGACGGGGATTATCGGGAATCCTGGCAGCCGCAGGCCATGAGTCCATTGGCCTGGCAGCGGGCGCGGGATATCGCGCAAAAAGTGGTGACGTCCCTCGGCGGCTTTGGCCTGTTCGGCGTTGAGCTGTTTGTGCGCGGCGACGAGGTGATTTTCAGCGAAGTCTCACCCCGACCGCACGATACCGGCATGGTCACCCTGATATCACAGGATTTATCCGAGTTCGCCCTGCATGTACGGGCTTTTCTGGGATTGCCGGTGGGCGGCGTTAGGCAATACGGTCCGGCGGCCTCGGCGGTGATTCTGCCTGAGCTGGAGAGTGATAACCTGACGTTCAGCGGCCTGGAGCAGGCGCTGTCGGCCGGAGTACAAATCAGGCTGTTCGCCAAGCCCGCCATCAGCGGCAAACGCCGTCTGGGCGTGACTCTGGCCATGGCGGATACGGTAGAAGACGCCGTGAGCGCGGCTAAAGCAGCGGCGGCGGCTATTAACGTGCAGGGGTAG
- a CDS encoding bifunctional 4-hydroxy-2-oxoglutarate aldolase/2-dehydro-3-deoxy-phosphogluconate aldolase has product MKNWKTSAESILTAGPVVPVIVINKLEQAVPLAKALVAGGVRVLEVTLRTPCAIDAIRAIAKEVPEAIVGAGTVTNVQQLAEVTAAGAQFIISPGVTEPLLKAATEGNIPLIPGIATVSELMLGMEYGLREFKFFPAEANGGVKALQAIAGPFSQIRFCPTGGISPKNYRDYLALKSVLCIGGSWLVPNDALEAGDYARITELAKEAVAGAKA; this is encoded by the coding sequence ATGAAGAATTGGAAAACAAGCGCGGAAAGCATCCTGACAGCGGGTCCGGTTGTGCCGGTTATTGTTATCAATAAGCTGGAACAGGCGGTACCGTTGGCGAAAGCGCTGGTGGCCGGCGGCGTTCGGGTGCTGGAAGTGACCCTGCGCACCCCGTGCGCCATCGATGCCATTCGCGCCATTGCCAAAGAAGTGCCGGAAGCCATCGTCGGCGCCGGCACCGTTACCAATGTTCAGCAATTGGCCGAAGTGACCGCCGCCGGCGCGCAGTTTATCATCAGCCCCGGGGTAACCGAGCCGCTGCTGAAAGCCGCCACTGAAGGCAACATCCCGCTGATTCCGGGGATCGCCACCGTGTCCGAACTGATGCTGGGTATGGAATATGGTTTACGGGAGTTCAAGTTCTTCCCGGCTGAAGCCAACGGCGGCGTGAAAGCGCTGCAAGCCATCGCCGGACCCTTCTCCCAGATCCGTTTCTGCCCCACCGGCGGGATTTCACCCAAGAACTACCGTGATTACCTGGCGCTGAAAAGCGTGCTGTGCATCGGCGGCTCCTGGCTGGTGCCCAACGACGCGCTGGAAGCGGGCGACTACGCGCGCATCACCGAACTGGCGAAAGAAGCGGTCGCCGGCGCTAAAGCGTAA
- the zwf gene encoding glucose-6-phosphate dehydrogenase, translating to MALTSIAQACDLVIFGTKGDLARRKLLPSLYQLEKAGSINPDTRIIGVGRADWDVKAYTKVVREALETFMKETIDEKLWKTLSARLDFCNLDVNETKHFTRLGEKLDQENRVTINYFAMPPNTFGAICQGLGEAGLNKEPSRVVMEKPLGTDLASSQVINDQVAKYFKECQVYRIDHYLGKETVLNLLALRFANSLFASNWDNRTIDHVQITVAEEVGIEGRWGYFDKAGQMRDMIQSHLLQILTMIAMSPPSDLTTDRIRDEKVKVLRSLRPIDHTNVRDTTVRGQYTAGFVQGKKVPGYLEEEGANKASHTETFVSIRVDIDNWRWAGVPFYLRTGKRLPTKCSEVVIYFKNPALNLFRDSYQQLPQNKLTIRLQPDEGMDIQILNKVPGLDHKHRLQTTKLDLSFTETFNQEHLADAYERLLLETMRGIQALFVRRDEVEAAWTWVDSIMEAWESDNDAPKPYQAGTWGPVASVAMITRDGRSWNEFE from the coding sequence ATGGCGTTAACATCCATTGCCCAGGCATGCGATCTGGTGATTTTCGGCACAAAGGGCGATTTGGCCCGGAGAAAACTGCTGCCTTCGTTGTATCAGTTGGAGAAAGCCGGATCCATAAACCCCGATACCCGTATCATCGGGGTAGGCCGTGCCGATTGGGACGTGAAAGCTTATACCAAGGTGGTACGCGAAGCGCTGGAAACCTTCATGAAAGAGACTATCGACGAAAAGCTCTGGAAGACGCTCAGCGCGCGCCTGGATTTTTGTAATCTCGATGTAAACGAAACCAAACATTTCACCCGCCTGGGGGAAAAGCTCGACCAGGAAAACCGTGTTACCATCAACTACTTTGCCATGCCGCCCAATACATTCGGCGCCATTTGCCAGGGTTTGGGAGAAGCCGGGCTGAACAAAGAGCCGAGTCGGGTCGTCATGGAAAAACCCCTGGGTACCGATTTAGCCTCTTCTCAGGTCATTAACGATCAGGTGGCGAAGTATTTCAAAGAGTGCCAGGTCTATCGCATCGACCATTATCTCGGTAAAGAAACCGTGTTGAATCTGTTGGCGCTGCGTTTCGCCAACTCCTTGTTCGCCAGCAACTGGGATAATCGCACCATTGATCATGTGCAGATAACCGTGGCCGAAGAAGTGGGCATTGAAGGGCGCTGGGGATATTTTGATAAAGCCGGCCAGATGCGCGACATGATTCAAAGCCATTTGCTGCAGATTCTGACCATGATTGCCATGTCGCCGCCGTCGGATTTAACCACCGATCGCATCCGCGACGAAAAAGTGAAGGTACTGCGCTCCCTGCGGCCCATTGATCATACCAATGTGCGCGACACCACCGTACGGGGACAATATACCGCCGGGTTTGTCCAGGGTAAGAAAGTACCGGGTTACCTGGAAGAAGAGGGCGCCAACAAGGCCAGCCATACCGAAACCTTTGTTTCAATCCGAGTGGATATCGACAACTGGCGCTGGGCGGGGGTTCCTTTTTACCTGCGCACCGGTAAACGCCTGCCCACCAAATGTTCCGAAGTGGTGATCTACTTTAAGAATCCGGCGCTCAATCTGTTCCGCGACTCCTATCAACAGCTGCCGCAAAACAAGCTGACCATCCGTCTACAGCCGGACGAAGGGATGGATATTCAGATCCTTAATAAAGTCCCTGGTCTTGATCACAAGCATCGCCTGCAAACCACCAAACTGGATTTGAGCTTTACGGAAACCTTCAACCAGGAGCATCTGGCGGACGCCTATGAGCGGCTGCTGCTGGAAACCATGCGCGGCATCCAGGCGCTGTTTGTTCGCCGCGATGAGGTTGAGGCGGCGTGGACATGGGTGGACTCCATCATGGAAGCCTGGGAGTCGGACAATGACGCGCCGAAACCTTATCAGGCGGGCACTTGGGGGCCGGTGGCCTCGGTGGCCATGATAACCCGTGACGGCCGCTCCTGGAATGAATTCGAATAA
- a CDS encoding MurR/RpiR family transcriptional regulator: MNMLEKINSHMELLSKSERKVAEVILATPQTAIHSSIAILARMAEVSEPTVNRFCRRLDTKGYPDFKLQLAQSLANGTPYVNRNVDEDDSVDSYTLKIFESTMASLEQVKTRLDIAAINRAVDLLTQAKKISFFGLGASAAVAHDAMNKFFRFNIPIVYSEDIVMQRMSCMNSSEGDVVVLISHTGRTKMLVDLAQLARENDATVIAVTSPYSPLAREASLTLALDVPEDTDVFMPMISRIAQLTLIDVLATGFTLRRGAKFRDNLKRVKEALKESRFDKVDSAAYKFD; this comes from the coding sequence ATGAACATGCTGGAAAAGATTAATAGCCATATGGAGTTGCTGAGTAAGTCTGAACGTAAAGTGGCGGAAGTCATCCTCGCCACGCCCCAGACCGCTATCCATTCCAGTATCGCCATTCTGGCCCGGATGGCCGAAGTCAGTGAGCCCACAGTCAACCGTTTTTGTCGTCGTTTGGATACTAAGGGTTATCCTGATTTTAAATTACAGCTTGCTCAGAGTTTGGCTAATGGTACACCTTATGTAAACCGTAATGTGGATGAAGACGACAGCGTCGATTCCTATACGCTGAAAATTTTCGAATCCACCATGGCCAGTTTGGAGCAGGTAAAAACCCGGTTGGATATCGCCGCCATCAACCGGGCGGTGGATTTGCTCACCCAGGCCAAAAAAATCTCCTTCTTCGGCTTGGGGGCTTCCGCCGCGGTGGCGCATGATGCGATGAACAAATTTTTCCGCTTCAATATCCCCATTGTCTATTCCGAGGATATTGTTATGCAGCGCATGAGTTGCATGAATTCCAGCGAAGGGGATGTGGTGGTGCTGATATCCCATACCGGCAGAACCAAAATGCTGGTGGACCTGGCGCAGCTGGCGCGCGAGAATGATGCAACCGTTATCGCGGTAACCTCGCCTTATTCGCCGCTGGCTCGTGAAGCTTCTTTGACGCTGGCCCTGGATGTGCCCGAGGATACCGATGTCTTCATGCCCATGATATCGCGTATCGCGCAATTAACGCTGATAGACGTTCTGGCCACCGGCTTTACCTTGCGCCGCGGGGCCAAATTCAGGGATAACCTGAAGCGGGTCAAGGAGGCCCTTAAGGAATCACGCTTTGATAAGGTAGACTCAGCAGCATATAAATTTGATTGA